In a genomic window of Cytobacillus sp. FSL H8-0458:
- the lexA gene encoding transcriptional repressor LexA — protein sequence MVKLSKRQQDILEFIKEEVKLRGYPPSVREIGEAVGLASSSTVHGHLARLESKGLIRRDPTKPRAIEILDLDEASNIPKVSAVNVPIVGKVTAGQPITAIENVEEYFPLPERMAPADEHVFMLEIMGESMIEAGILDGDYVIVKQQSTANNGDIVVAMTEEDEATVKRFFKEKDFIRLQPENSTMEPIILRNVSILGKVIGVYRHMH from the coding sequence ATGGTGAAATTATCAAAAAGACAGCAAGATATATTAGAGTTTATAAAAGAAGAAGTTAAATTGAGGGGATATCCCCCTTCAGTAAGGGAAATCGGTGAAGCAGTCGGCCTGGCTTCAAGCTCGACCGTTCACGGTCATCTGGCTAGGCTTGAGAGCAAAGGACTGATCCGGAGAGATCCTACTAAACCACGCGCCATTGAGATTCTAGATTTGGACGAGGCTTCTAACATCCCCAAGGTCAGCGCAGTCAATGTTCCGATCGTCGGTAAAGTAACTGCAGGGCAGCCGATAACGGCAATTGAGAATGTTGAAGAATATTTCCCTCTTCCGGAAAGAATGGCACCTGCTGACGAGCATGTATTCATGCTTGAAATCATGGGCGAAAGTATGATTGAAGCAGGAATCCTTGATGGAGACTATGTAATCGTCAAACAGCAGAGCACTGCCAATAATGGGGATATCGTGGTTGCCATGACAGAGGAAGATGAAGCAACTGTCAAGAGATTCTTTAAAGAAAAAGACTTTATCCGTCTGCAGCCGGAAAACTCGACAATGGAACCAATTATCCTCCGCAATGTTTCTATTCTTGGCAAGGTTATAGGCGTATACCGTCATATGCATTAA
- a CDS encoding DUF4257 domain-containing protein, with translation MFLNITFALLIGGLVGVVGHIRKEGKMVKPRRTKKFIYLGVFEEVIMGALAAVFLVVSSDPDSALKVVLLAVIAGFGGDALLTCLDFLKIRHKE, from the coding sequence ATGTTTTTGAACATTACCTTCGCTTTGTTGATTGGTGGGCTGGTTGGTGTCGTTGGACATATTCGGAAAGAAGGCAAAATGGTTAAACCCAGAAGGACAAAGAAATTCATCTATCTGGGGGTCTTTGAAGAGGTAATTATGGGGGCTTTAGCGGCTGTTTTTTTGGTCGTATCTTCAGATCCTGACTCTGCCTTAAAGGTAGTTCTTCTGGCGGTGATTGCAGGATTTGGAGGAGATGCATTGCTGACATGTCTCGATTTCTTAAAAATAAGACATAAAGAATAG
- the glnA gene encoding type I glutamate--ammonia ligase: protein MAKFTKEDIKRIAEEENVKFVRLQFTDILGTIKNVEIPISQLEKALDNKMMFDGSSIEGFVRIEESDMNLYPDLDTWVVFPWTAEKGKVARLICDIYNPDGTPFLGDPRSNLKRILKEMEDLGYTDFNLGPEPEFFLFKLDHAGEPTLELNDNGGYFDLAPTDLGENCRRDIVLELEEMGFEIEASHHEVAPGQHEIDFKYADALTACDQIQTFKLVVKTIARKHGLHATFMPKPLFGVSGSGMHCNVSLFKEGKNAFFNETGDLQLSDDARHFIAGIVNHATAFTAVTNPIVNSYKRLVPGYEAPCYVAWSAQNRSPLIRIPASRGVSTRVEVRSVDPAANPYLAMAVLLKAGLDGIKNKMTPPAPVDRNIYVMTKEEREEEGIKDLPPTLAAALEELKRDEVIVSALGDHIFEHFIEAKEIEWDMFRTQVHPWEREQYLSMY, encoded by the coding sequence GTGGCAAAGTTTACTAAAGAAGATATTAAACGTATTGCAGAAGAGGAAAATGTGAAATTTGTCCGTTTACAGTTTACGGATATCCTTGGGACAATTAAGAATGTGGAAATTCCAATCAGTCAGCTTGAAAAAGCGCTTGATAACAAAATGATGTTTGATGGATCTTCAATCGAAGGTTTCGTGCGCATTGAAGAGTCAGACATGAATCTATATCCAGACCTTGATACTTGGGTAGTATTTCCTTGGACTGCGGAAAAAGGCAAAGTGGCACGTCTGATTTGTGATATCTATAATCCGGATGGAACTCCATTCCTTGGCGATCCGCGCAGCAACCTTAAACGCATCCTTAAAGAAATGGAAGATCTTGGATACACTGATTTTAACTTAGGACCTGAACCGGAATTTTTCTTATTTAAGCTTGATCATGCAGGAGAGCCGACTCTGGAGCTGAACGACAATGGCGGATACTTCGATCTTGCTCCAACTGATCTTGGCGAAAACTGCCGCCGTGATATCGTACTTGAGCTTGAAGAAATGGGCTTTGAAATTGAAGCTTCCCACCATGAGGTTGCACCTGGCCAGCATGAAATCGACTTCAAGTATGCGGATGCTTTAACAGCTTGTGACCAAATTCAGACATTCAAGCTAGTGGTTAAAACGATTGCCCGCAAGCACGGCTTGCATGCGACCTTCATGCCGAAGCCATTATTCGGTGTCAGCGGATCAGGAATGCACTGCAATGTTTCACTATTCAAGGAGGGCAAAAATGCATTCTTCAATGAAACCGGCGATCTTCAATTAAGTGATGACGCCCGCCACTTTATTGCTGGTATCGTAAACCATGCAACTGCATTTACAGCTGTGACAAACCCTATCGTTAACTCATACAAGCGTCTGGTTCCTGGTTATGAAGCACCTTGCTATGTTGCGTGGTCTGCTCAAAACCGTTCACCTCTCATCCGTATCCCTGCTTCCCGCGGAGTAAGTACACGTGTTGAGGTGCGGAGCGTTGACCCTGCTGCAAACCCATACCTTGCTATGGCCGTATTATTAAAAGCAGGCCTGGACGGAATCAAAAATAAAATGACTCCTCCTGCTCCAGTGGACCGCAATATTTATGTCATGACAAAAGAAGAGCGTGAGGAAGAGGGAATCAAGGATCTGCCTCCTACATTGGCAGCAGCCCTTGAAGAGCTTAAGAGAGATGAGGTAATTGTTTCTGCTCTTGGCGACCACATTTTCGAACATTTCATTGAAGCGAAAGAAATCGAGTGGGATATGTTCCGTACGCAAGTGCATCCATGGGAGCGCGAGCAGTACCTGAGCATGTACTAA
- a CDS encoding MerR family transcriptional regulator gives MTGSEIRRSMPLFPIGTVMQLTDLTARQIRYYEEHQLISPARTDGNRRLFSLNDIDVLLEIKDLIDQGVNMAGIKQLFFVKEQQALTETMNKQAEKARRDLSDEEIRKLLRKEIVQAGRFNRSSSRQGNIHRFFH, from the coding sequence TTGACTGGAAGCGAAATTCGCCGTTCCATGCCGCTTTTCCCAATTGGTACTGTTATGCAGCTGACTGACCTTACTGCCAGGCAGATTCGCTACTATGAAGAACACCAATTGATTTCTCCAGCTAGAACTGACGGAAATAGAAGGCTTTTTTCCTTAAATGACATCGATGTCCTTCTGGAAATCAAAGATTTAATTGATCAAGGCGTGAATATGGCCGGGATCAAGCAGCTATTTTTCGTTAAAGAACAGCAAGCGCTAACTGAAACCATGAATAAACAAGCTGAAAAAGCGAGACGCGATCTATCGGATGAAGAAATCCGGAAACTTCTACGCAAAGAAATTGTGCAGGCAGGGCGTTTTAATCGCTCTTCATCCCGGCAGGGCAACATCCACCGCTTTTTTCATTAA
- a CDS encoding methionine gamma-lyase family protein produces MFQQLSQGEKLQPIVKEVEQQISEVLKNIDERIDENQFRVLKSFQNFKVSDSHFIPSTGYGYDDIGRDTLEEIYAEVFGGEAGLVRPQIISGTHAISIALFGILRPGDELLYITGKPYDTLEEIVGIRGSGNGSLKEFGIGYNSIPLNEDGSINYPAIEKAIRPNTKMIGIQRSKGYATRPSFTIELIEEMIQFVKEIKPDVIVFVDNCYGEFVEDREPCHVGADLMAGSLIKNPGGGIAKTGGYIVGKKEWVEACSYRMTSPGIGAEAGASLYSLQEMYQGFFLAPHVVGQALKGAVFTAALLERLGMNSNPKWDSNRTDLIQSVQFDDKEKMVGFCQAIQFASPVNSHVTAYPAYMPGYEDDVIMAAGTFIQGASIELTADGPIRPPYVAYVQGGLTYSHVKMAVCIALNQLLEKGLVQIN; encoded by the coding sequence ATGTTTCAACAGTTATCGCAAGGAGAAAAGCTGCAGCCGATTGTAAAAGAAGTGGAGCAGCAAATTTCAGAAGTATTAAAGAACATTGATGAGCGGATTGATGAGAACCAATTCCGTGTATTAAAGAGTTTTCAAAATTTCAAAGTCAGCGACTCTCATTTCATTCCATCAACCGGTTACGGATACGATGATATCGGCAGGGATACATTGGAGGAAATATATGCAGAAGTATTCGGCGGGGAAGCCGGATTGGTGCGTCCTCAGATTATTTCAGGCACCCATGCCATTTCCATTGCACTCTTTGGCATATTGCGGCCGGGTGATGAATTGCTGTACATAACAGGCAAGCCCTATGACACACTGGAAGAAATCGTTGGAATCCGGGGATCTGGCAACGGCTCGCTGAAAGAGTTCGGCATTGGATACAATAGCATCCCGCTGAATGAAGATGGAAGCATCAATTACCCTGCGATTGAAAAAGCCATCAGGCCGAACACGAAAATGATTGGCATTCAGCGTTCTAAAGGATACGCAACAAGACCATCTTTCACAATTGAACTAATAGAAGAAATGATTCAGTTTGTAAAAGAAATTAAACCGGATGTGATTGTTTTTGTTGATAATTGTTATGGGGAGTTTGTAGAGGACAGGGAGCCTTGCCATGTTGGGGCAGACTTGATGGCCGGGTCGCTCATCAAGAACCCTGGCGGCGGGATTGCCAAGACAGGCGGTTATATTGTCGGGAAGAAGGAATGGGTGGAAGCCTGCTCCTACCGAATGACTTCACCGGGAATTGGTGCAGAAGCGGGTGCTTCCCTGTACAGCCTTCAGGAAATGTATCAGGGTTTTTTCCTTGCTCCACACGTTGTCGGCCAGGCGCTGAAAGGGGCTGTTTTTACAGCAGCACTGCTTGAGCGGCTCGGAATGAACTCCAACCCAAAGTGGGACAGTAATAGAACTGATTTAATTCAATCTGTTCAATTTGATGATAAAGAGAAAATGGTGGGGTTTTGCCAGGCGATTCAATTTGCATCACCTGTTAATTCCCACGTAACAGCCTACCCTGCTTATATGCCGGGGTATGAAGATGATGTCATTATGGCAGCTGGTACTTTTATCCAGGGTGCAAGCATTGAGCTGACTGCAGACGGACCGATAAGACCTCCATACGTTGCTTATGTCCAGGGCGGCCTTACCTATTCGCATGTGAAAATGGCTGTATGCATCGCATTGAACCAATTGCTGGAAAAGGGTTTAGTCCAAATAAATTAG
- the hflX gene encoding GTPase HflX: protein MEQKPDYEKVILVGCHTEEDDQRFEYSMEELESLTETANGKVLASVTQKRDRVHPSTYIGKGKVEELAALQEEMESDIIIFNDELSPSQVRNLSAELDARIIDRTQLILDIFAQRARSKEGKLQVELAQLQYLLPRLSGQGVQLSRLGGGIGTRGPGETKLESDRRHIRRRIDDIKAQLSVIVQHRDRYRERRKKNKAFQIALVGYTNAGKSTIFNRLSEADSYEENQLFATLDPMTRKLILPSGFITLVTDTVGFIQDLPTTLIAAFRSTLEEVKEADLLLHVVDMSNPDYYQHEQTVNKLIEDLENDKIPQLTVYNKRDLRHPDFVPTARTETIQISAFEEDDRNELKRKIEQMILGMMKHYHVEVPSTEGKLLSQLKNETILRELSFNEDKELYVCKGYYLEDHQISGPLTKYTV from the coding sequence TTGGAACAAAAGCCAGATTATGAAAAAGTCATTCTTGTCGGCTGCCATACTGAAGAAGATGATCAGCGGTTTGAATATTCAATGGAAGAATTGGAATCCTTAACGGAAACTGCCAACGGGAAAGTTTTAGCTTCGGTGACACAAAAAAGGGACCGGGTTCATCCGTCTACATATATAGGAAAAGGAAAAGTGGAGGAACTGGCTGCTCTTCAGGAAGAAATGGAATCAGATATTATCATTTTTAACGATGAGCTTTCACCAAGCCAGGTTCGAAACCTATCTGCAGAATTGGATGCGCGAATCATTGACCGCACACAGCTGATATTAGATATCTTCGCTCAAAGAGCACGCTCTAAAGAAGGGAAACTGCAGGTTGAATTGGCTCAATTGCAGTATTTGCTGCCGCGCCTGTCAGGCCAGGGTGTCCAGCTTTCAAGACTTGGAGGGGGAATCGGCACAAGGGGGCCGGGTGAGACCAAGCTTGAATCAGACCGCCGGCATATTCGCCGCCGTATTGATGATATTAAGGCCCAGCTTTCCGTCATTGTACAGCACCGGGACAGATATCGTGAACGGAGGAAGAAAAACAAAGCATTCCAAATTGCGCTTGTCGGCTATACAAACGCAGGGAAGTCCACGATTTTTAACAGGCTGTCTGAAGCAGATTCTTATGAAGAGAACCAGCTGTTCGCCACACTTGACCCAATGACCCGCAAGCTGATTTTGCCAAGCGGATTCATTACACTTGTAACAGATACAGTCGGATTTATCCAGGATTTGCCGACTACGCTGATTGCGGCATTCCGTTCCACCCTGGAAGAAGTAAAGGAAGCAGATCTCCTTCTTCATGTAGTCGATATGTCGAATCCAGATTATTACCAGCATGAGCAGACAGTCAATAAACTAATAGAAGATTTGGAAAATGATAAAATACCACAGCTGACGGTATATAATAAAAGAGATCTAAGGCATCCTGATTTTGTCCCGACCGCCAGGACAGAAACGATTCAAATCAGTGCCTTTGAAGAAGATGACCGCAATGAGCTGAAACGGAAAATCGAGCAGATGATCCTGGGGATGATGAAGCATTATCATGTTGAGGTGCCGTCGACAGAAGGGAAACTGCTGTCACAGCTCAAGAATGAAACCATCCTGAGGGAATTGTCATTTAATGAAGACAAAGAACTCTATGTCTGCAAGGGCTATTACCTCGAAGACCATCAGATCTCAGGACCTTTAACGAAATATACAGTATAG
- a CDS encoding trimeric intracellular cation channel family protein, with amino-acid sequence MTWEVLSMIGTIAFAVSGAIVAMEEEYDILGVYILGIVTAFGGGAIRNLLIGVPVSALWEQGLFFQIALLSITAVMLFPNNLLKHWQKWGNFTDAIGLSAFAIQGALYATEMNHPLSAVIVAAVLTGSGGGIVRDLLARRKPLVLRSEIYAVWAILCGFAVGLGIASAPFELYALFIIITALRVLSYTYNWKLPVKSLGTSKSIG; translated from the coding sequence ATGACATGGGAAGTTTTAAGTATGATTGGCACTATTGCCTTCGCTGTCAGCGGTGCAATTGTTGCCATGGAAGAAGAATATGATATTTTAGGTGTATATATCCTCGGGATTGTTACTGCTTTTGGCGGCGGGGCCATCCGAAACCTGCTAATAGGCGTTCCAGTCTCTGCCCTCTGGGAACAGGGGTTATTTTTTCAGATTGCCCTTTTATCCATCACAGCAGTAATGCTGTTCCCGAACAACCTGCTCAAACACTGGCAAAAGTGGGGCAATTTCACTGACGCAATCGGATTATCCGCATTTGCCATCCAAGGAGCATTGTACGCAACTGAAATGAATCATCCTTTAAGCGCTGTAATTGTGGCAGCAGTATTGACAGGAAGCGGCGGTGGAATAGTCCGCGACCTTCTTGCAAGAAGAAAACCGCTTGTATTACGATCTGAAATTTATGCTGTCTGGGCTATCCTTTGCGGCTTCGCAGTCGGACTCGGAATCGCCTCAGCACCGTTTGAACTTTATGCTTTGTTTATCATCATTACCGCTTTGAGGGTTTTATCTTACACATATAATTGGAAGCTTCCCGTTAAGAGTCTGGGGACAAGCAAAAGCATCGGCTAG
- a CDS encoding TRAP transporter large permease, producing MTVAIIVLAVLFLLMILGVPIAISLIIASISGFISSIYYIPLEVVPQRLITSVDSFPLLAIPFFMLTGEFMMSGSMGKRIAAFAFAAVGWVRAGLAQVSTLTSMFFAGISGSGAADTAAVGKMMIPMMESKGYDKGFAAATVASAGTIAVVIPPSIPMIVYGVTAGVSIGDLFTAGIIPGILIGLSLMMLNYWLTRKNNYSEEKRTFEFTTFRKTLYEGILALLLPLIIIFGIRGGIFTPTEAGAVAAAYAFIINKFVYKDMDWKDIPEAFINAGKMSAMVVFIIAGANLFGWLLTAEQIPQQLAQLVMNATENKYLILFIFNIIFFIAGCFLNASAAITILTPLLLPIALGAGIDPVFFGLIMVVNLSIGLITPPVGLDLFIVKGIADVSYDKLIKAVIPFIAVMVFDLFIITYFPAISMFLTTL from the coding sequence ATGACAGTAGCAATAATTGTATTGGCTGTATTGTTTTTATTAATGATTCTGGGTGTGCCAATTGCAATTTCTTTAATTATAGCTTCCATTTCCGGATTTATATCAAGCATATATTACATTCCTCTTGAAGTGGTTCCACAGCGTTTGATAACATCAGTTGATTCTTTTCCGCTGCTGGCAATTCCATTCTTCATGCTTACAGGGGAATTTATGATGTCAGGGAGCATGGGCAAAAGAATAGCGGCATTTGCTTTTGCCGCTGTGGGCTGGGTAAGGGCAGGTCTTGCCCAGGTTTCAACCTTAACAAGTATGTTTTTTGCAGGTATATCCGGTTCAGGAGCTGCAGATACAGCAGCTGTAGGTAAAATGATGATACCTATGATGGAGTCAAAGGGATATGATAAAGGATTTGCAGCTGCCACTGTTGCAAGTGCGGGTACAATCGCTGTAGTAATACCTCCGTCCATTCCGATGATTGTATATGGTGTAACTGCGGGAGTTTCCATAGGGGACCTGTTCACAGCAGGCATCATTCCCGGGATATTAATAGGGTTGTCTTTAATGATGTTAAATTACTGGTTAACCAGGAAAAACAATTATTCTGAGGAAAAAAGAACATTCGAATTCACAACATTCCGGAAAACTTTATATGAAGGGATACTGGCTTTGCTCTTGCCGCTAATCATTATTTTCGGCATAAGGGGAGGGATCTTTACTCCTACTGAAGCTGGTGCAGTAGCAGCTGCATATGCTTTCATCATTAATAAGTTTGTTTATAAAGATATGGATTGGAAGGATATACCGGAAGCGTTTATTAACGCAGGAAAAATGTCTGCCATGGTTGTCTTTATTATAGCTGGGGCAAATTTATTCGGATGGTTATTAACGGCTGAACAAATTCCACAGCAGCTTGCACAGCTTGTAATGAACGCAACAGAAAATAAATATCTGATACTATTTATCTTCAATATTATCTTCTTTATTGCAGGGTGCTTCCTGAATGCATCTGCAGCGATTACAATCCTTACGCCATTGCTTCTACCGATAGCTCTAGGAGCAGGAATTGACCCGGTCTTCTTCGGATTAATTATGGTTGTAAACTTATCAATCGGTTTAATTACTCCTCCAGTTGGATTGGATTTGTTTATTGTGAAGGGAATTGCCGATGTTTCCTACGATAAATTAATCAAGGCTGTAATTCCTTTTATTGCAGTAATGGTTTTTGATTTATTTATTATTACTTATTTCCCTGCGATATCAATGTTTTTAACAACCCTATAA
- a CDS encoding TRAP transporter small permease, translated as MSEFFAKLSDKADKLSRNIVILFFVIAFISTVYQVFSRYILQSAIAKSILPFVDFSIFNLTWIEELIRYMFVWIVFLGIGIVYKSKGHAQVEILHHYLSEKWKSIVMLLVECINSALFLFLIVYGSKILKFSVQQISPSLGLNMTFIYGAVLVSSIVCFVHSSVNILELRTAKRDERVVVQAEPQNTNMG; from the coding sequence ATGAGTGAATTTTTCGCAAAATTGAGTGACAAAGCGGATAAGTTATCCAGAAATATTGTTATCTTGTTTTTTGTCATTGCCTTTATCTCCACAGTGTATCAGGTATTTTCAAGATACATTCTCCAAAGTGCGATTGCAAAAAGTATACTCCCTTTTGTAGACTTCAGTATTTTTAACTTAACCTGGATTGAAGAACTTATCAGGTACATGTTTGTTTGGATCGTTTTTTTAGGAATCGGAATCGTATATAAAAGCAAAGGGCATGCCCAAGTAGAAATTCTCCATCATTATTTATCTGAAAAATGGAAAAGTATAGTAATGCTGCTGGTCGAATGTATTAACAGTGCATTATTTCTGTTTCTCATTGTTTATGGATCAAAAATATTGAAGTTTTCTGTTCAGCAGATTTCTCCTTCGCTTGGACTGAATATGACTTTTATTTACGGAGCAGTCCTGGTCAGTTCAATTGTTTGTTTTGTTCACTCATCGGTCAATATTTTGGAACTGCGCACTGCAAAAAGAGATGAAAGAGTAGTTGTTCAAGCAGAACCCCAAAATACAAATATGGGTTAG
- a CDS encoding TRAP transporter substrate-binding protein produces the protein MRVYLSILSILLLLFVSGCSSNVNGKEPDAEYVLRLGHLQTETHPYHKGALKFKELVEEKSNGRIRIDIFPSSQLGNGRDQIEGAQIGSIHFHIGSVAPVTNFAPKFNLLNLPYLFESREHAFRVLDGEIGKEIASDLENRGLINLGYMENGWRHMTNNKKPIKTSADASNLKLRVQESPPYISFIKALGSTPVPVPFGELYTALEQKVVDGQENPLAQIYLNKFQEVQSYLTLTAHNYDAAVFLMSKTTYDTLPEELQKAVSEASEEAVDYERKIASEDESKLLEDLKKTEIEIEENPDLDSFREAVKPVYDEYEETIGKDLFDKIESLK, from the coding sequence ATGAGGGTATATCTGTCCATCTTATCAATCCTATTGTTATTATTTGTGAGCGGCTGCTCCAGCAATGTTAATGGAAAAGAGCCGGATGCAGAATATGTCTTGAGACTGGGCCATCTTCAAACGGAAACTCATCCTTATCACAAAGGAGCATTGAAGTTTAAAGAGCTGGTGGAAGAAAAATCTAATGGGCGGATAAGAATCGATATATTTCCAAGCAGCCAATTAGGAAATGGAAGAGACCAAATTGAAGGTGCGCAAATTGGCTCCATTCATTTTCATATAGGGTCAGTAGCACCGGTAACAAATTTCGCCCCTAAATTTAATTTGCTTAATCTTCCATATTTATTTGAAAGCAGGGAGCATGCTTTTCGGGTCCTGGATGGGGAGATAGGCAAAGAGATCGCTTCTGATTTAGAGAACAGGGGCCTCATCAACCTCGGGTATATGGAGAATGGCTGGAGGCATATGACAAATAATAAGAAACCTATTAAGACAAGTGCCGATGCATCGAATTTAAAGTTGAGGGTTCAGGAGTCACCTCCATACATCTCATTCATCAAAGCCCTTGGTTCAACACCAGTTCCTGTCCCTTTCGGTGAACTATATACTGCTCTGGAACAGAAAGTGGTCGACGGCCAGGAAAATCCGCTTGCGCAAATCTACTTAAATAAATTTCAAGAGGTGCAGAGCTATTTGACATTAACTGCCCACAACTATGATGCTGCAGTTTTTCTTATGAGTAAAACAACATATGACACATTGCCTGAAGAACTGCAAAAGGCAGTATCTGAAGCTTCTGAAGAAGCAGTTGATTATGAACGCAAAATAGCATCGGAGGATGAGAGTAAACTGCTGGAGGACCTTAAAAAAACGGAGATAGAAATTGAAGAGAATCCGGATTTAGACTCGTTTAGAGAAGCAGTAAAGCCAGTTTATGATGAATATGAAGAAACGATAGGAAAAGATCTGTTTGATAAGATAGAAAGCTTAAAATAA
- a CDS encoding YeiH family protein: MSNAGATKMHKTKTVPFHSRKKIKTLKLQKGWLKGVFLTSILAVLAGSIAKLPVFSVMGIMIVSILLGMIWKGIMDVPDEASAGITFSSKTLLRAGIILMGLRLNVEQIFAAGFSLIIVDIIVIVFTLVLMMYIGKLLSVDRHLSALIAVGTAICGAAAIVAVAPLIRAKNEFTAISVAFIAIMGTIVTIIYTFLFPVLGLNPYDYGVLTGATLHELAHVIAASAPGGAVSSDTALLVKLGRVALLIPAAIILGLIFNKNSFKKQKTRFRDLPIPWFIFGFLFMCLVNTAGILSDRMTQMLIALSIFLLSMAMAGLGLGVNYSEFKKLNSKVIFTGTFGAATLAALGFLIVYII, from the coding sequence TTGAGTAATGCTGGAGCAACAAAAATGCATAAAACAAAAACAGTTCCCTTTCACTCCAGAAAAAAAATAAAAACCTTAAAGCTGCAGAAGGGCTGGTTAAAAGGAGTTTTTCTAACTTCAATCCTTGCTGTATTAGCTGGTTCAATAGCGAAATTGCCTGTTTTTTCAGTAATGGGAATTATGATTGTGTCCATACTGCTTGGCATGATCTGGAAAGGAATAATGGATGTGCCAGATGAAGCATCTGCCGGGATTACTTTCAGCAGCAAGACTCTTCTGCGGGCAGGAATTATTCTGATGGGATTAAGACTCAATGTTGAACAAATCTTTGCTGCTGGCTTTTCTCTTATTATTGTCGATATCATTGTAATCGTTTTCACTCTTGTCCTTATGATGTATATCGGAAAACTTCTTTCGGTCGACCGCCATTTATCAGCACTTATCGCAGTTGGAACAGCAATATGCGGTGCAGCTGCCATTGTTGCTGTTGCCCCGCTAATTCGGGCTAAGAATGAGTTTACTGCTATCTCCGTTGCATTTATTGCCATTATGGGTACTATTGTGACTATCATTTATACTTTTTTGTTCCCTGTACTGGGGTTAAACCCATATGATTATGGAGTTTTAACAGGGGCAACCTTGCATGAGCTTGCGCATGTCATTGCAGCTTCAGCCCCAGGAGGAGCTGTGAGCAGTGATACTGCCCTTCTCGTAAAACTGGGACGTGTAGCATTATTAATTCCTGCAGCAATTATACTTGGATTGATATTTAATAAGAACAGCTTTAAGAAACAGAAAACCAGATTCAGAGATTTGCCGATTCCCTGGTTCATCTTCGGCTTTCTGTTTATGTGCCTGGTTAATACTGCTGGAATATTATCTGATAGAATGACCCAAATGCTGATTGCACTAAGTATCTTTTTATTATCTATGGCCATGGCAGGCTTAGGTTTGGGAGTTAATTATTCTGAATTTAAAAAGTTAAACAGCAAGGTGATTTTTACCGGAACTTTCGGAGCTGCCACTTTAGCAGCATTGGGATTTTTAATCGTTTATATCATTTAA
- a CDS encoding FadR/GntR family transcriptional regulator: MDINRKGISEQVADSIKKKIQNGIYRAGEKIPGEREMGMELSVSRNTVREAYKILEAYGYLTAKHGTGVFVASPEQQIQKMTEAFFVSSDQFKDFFSVRKILEEWTVKWSIENSSPDLIQQLEVILKEANDIVSGDQDFDRLAELDHKFHMTLADHSNNVVLVRIMHFLIDLLSESRTKSINIPGRALKSVQEHERILEAIKQNNIELAQERMIDHIKSVECSITQNTLSN; the protein is encoded by the coding sequence TTGGACATTAATAGAAAAGGGATTTCGGAGCAGGTAGCCGATAGTATAAAGAAAAAAATCCAAAATGGCATATACAGAGCCGGTGAAAAAATTCCAGGTGAAAGAGAAATGGGAATGGAGCTTTCTGTCAGCAGAAATACAGTAAGGGAAGCCTATAAAATACTCGAAGCATATGGGTATTTAACAGCCAAACACGGAACAGGGGTCTTTGTAGCTTCTCCTGAGCAGCAGATACAAAAAATGACTGAAGCTTTTTTTGTCTCTTCTGATCAATTTAAGGATTTCTTCTCCGTCAGAAAAATTCTCGAGGAATGGACAGTAAAATGGTCCATAGAGAATTCAAGCCCGGATCTTATTCAGCAATTAGAAGTAATCCTAAAGGAAGCAAACGATATTGTAAGCGGTGACCAGGATTTTGACCGTCTGGCTGAGTTGGACCATAAATTCCATATGACACTTGCAGATCATTCAAATAATGTGGTTTTAGTACGAATCATGCACTTTTTAATCGATCTTCTGTCAGAGTCACGTACAAAATCCATTAACATTCCGGGACGTGCTTTAAAATCTGTCCAGGAGCACGAAAGGATTCTTGAAGCCATAAAGCAGAACAACATTGAGTTGGCTCAAGAACGTATGATAGACCATATTAAAAGTGTTGAATGTTCGATTACTCAGAATACATTATCCAACTAA